A window of the Pristiophorus japonicus isolate sPriJap1 chromosome 13, sPriJap1.hap1, whole genome shotgun sequence genome harbors these coding sequences:
- the LOC139278587 gene encoding potassium voltage-gated channel subfamily A member 3-like: MTLVAEENIDESVALTALSQGNCDPEELELELGQECCERAFINISGLRFETQLRTLAQFPNTLLGDPRKRMRYFDPLRNEYFFDRNRPSFDAILYFYQSGGRLRRPVNVPVDIFLEEIKFYEMGEEAIDNFREEEGFIKEEERILPTNEYQRQVWLLFEYPESSGPAKGIAIVSVLVILISIIIFCLETLPEFREDARPDLVKPATNGTETLGVNPFTDPFFIIETLCIVWFSFELLVRFFSCPSKPGFFKNIMNIIDIVAIIPYFITLFTELVHHQSNGQQTMSLAILRVIRLVRVFRIFKLSRHSKGLQILGKTLQASLRELGLLMFFLFIGVILFSSAVYFAETDDPDSSFASIPDAFWWAVVTMTTVGYGDMHPVTIGGKIVGSLCAIAGVLTIALPVPVIVSNFNYFYHRENEHDDHAEYMHISSGQLQSNDKGEYPEAEDNVDALILDHHQYPDCRPRKQRPADPQSRTIFTDV, from the coding sequence ATGACTCTTGTCGCGGAAGAAAATATCGACGAGTCGGTGGCGTTAACCGCGCTCTCTCAGGGCAACTGCGACCccgaggagctggagctggagctggggcAAGAATGCTGCGAGAGGGCGTTCATCAACATCTCGGGGCTCAGGTTCGAGACGCAGCTCAGGACCCTTGCCCAATTCCCCAACACTCTGCTCGGCGATCCGAGGAAGAGGATGCGCTACTTCGATCCTCTTCGAAACGAGTATTTCTTCGACAGGAATCGCCCCAGCTTCGACGCCATCCTCTACTTCTACCAGTCGGGCGGGAGGCTGAGAAGACCTGTTAACGTGCCTGTCGATATTTTCCTGGAAGAGATCAAATTTTACGAGATGGGAGAAGAGGCCATCGATAATTTCCGCGAGGAGGAAGGTTTTATTAAAGAAGAAGAACGCATTTTGCCCACCAACGAGTACCAGCGCCAAGTTTGGTTGCTGTTCGAATACCCGGAGAGCTCGGGACCTGCCAAAGGGATTGCCATCGTCTCCGTCCTTGTCATTCTCATCTCCATTATCATATTCTGTTTAGAGACCCTGCCTGAATTCAGAGAAGATGCCCGCCCGGACCTGGTGAAACCCGCTACCAATGGCACAGAAACCTTGGGGGTGAACCCCTTCACCGACCCCTTCTTCATCATCGAGACTCTGTGCATTGTCTGGTTCTCTTTCGAACTGTTGGTGAGATTTTTCTCCTGCCCCAGCAAGCCTGGCTTCTTCAAGAACATCATGAACATCATTGACATTGTGGCCATCATCCCCTATTTCATCACCCTCTTCACCGAGTTAGTGCATCACCAAAGCAACGGGCAACAGACGATGTCCTTGGCCATCCTCAGGGTCATCCGGCTTGTTCGAGTGTTCCGCATCTTCAAGCTGTCCCGCCACTCCAAGGGGCTCCAAATCCTGGGGAAAACCCTGCAGGCCAGCCTGCGGGAGCTGGGCCTGCTCATGTTCTTCCTCTTCATCGGGGTCATCCTCTTCTCCAGCGCCGTCTACTTCGCCGAGACAGACGATCCGGACTCGAGCTTCGCCAGCATCCCGGACGCCTTCTGGTGGGCGGTGGTCACCATGACGACGGTGGGTTACGGAGACATGCATCCCGTCACCATCGGGGGCAAGATCGTGGGCTCGCTGTGCGCCATCGCCGGGGTACTGACCATCGCCCTGCCCGTGCCCGTCATTGTCTCTAACTTCAACTACTTCTACCACCGGGAGAACGAGCACGACGACCACGCCGAGTACATGCACATCAGCAGCGGCCAGCTCCAGAGCAACGACAAAGGCGAGTACCCGGAGGCGGAGGACAACGTGGACGCGCTGATACTGGATCATCACCAGTACCCCGACTGCAGACCCCGCAAACAGAGACCCGCAGACCCCCAAAGCCGCACAATATTCACTGATGTATGA